From a region of the Aeoliella mucimassa genome:
- a CDS encoding DoxX family protein: protein MAEFYQSMAPLPHDWDTLAEEPWPESFNFDHERRYFGATKDDPAMIVREVKTKTDDLGFIPEPTEAYGPWIAQVAKDWKATAEQFKKIPGITDEQKAEIDSTYEAHYRALAYFAEMNRGAFEEWHHELDRLEDLKEERKNDDAPYMAERISDKKSETTGKWRPLLGGVGIEEDLYKSDLKSLLTDEQLDKTSVKQRSEAILNPPAEVKSIDRVVTWFTLGVGVLLITGLFTRLTSVAAAGFLLSVMSTQPVWVEGVPSLAVALFPYQGIEFFALLVLAGLGAGRWAGLDGVLFGRKEDKEG from the coding sequence ATGGCCGAGTTCTATCAGTCGATGGCTCCGTTGCCTCACGACTGGGACACATTGGCCGAGGAACCTTGGCCCGAGTCGTTCAACTTCGACCATGAGCGTCGCTACTTTGGTGCGACGAAGGACGATCCGGCAATGATCGTGCGGGAGGTAAAGACCAAGACCGACGACCTCGGATTCATCCCCGAACCGACCGAAGCCTACGGACCCTGGATCGCCCAAGTGGCCAAGGACTGGAAGGCAACGGCCGAGCAATTCAAGAAGATTCCCGGCATCACCGACGAACAAAAAGCCGAGATCGACTCGACCTACGAAGCCCACTACCGGGCGCTGGCTTACTTCGCCGAGATGAATCGGGGAGCCTTCGAAGAATGGCACCACGAACTCGATCGTCTCGAAGATTTGAAAGAAGAGCGTAAGAACGACGACGCACCTTACATGGCCGAGCGTATTTCCGACAAAAAATCAGAGACCACCGGCAAGTGGCGCCCGCTACTCGGTGGGGTGGGGATTGAGGAAGACCTGTACAAGTCGGACCTCAAAAGCCTGCTTACCGACGAACAACTCGACAAAACGTCCGTAAAACAACGTAGCGAAGCTATTTTGAATCCACCGGCAGAAGTCAAATCCATCGATCGTGTGGTCACGTGGTTCACCCTCGGCGTAGGGGTGCTGTTGATCACCGGTTTGTTCACCCGCCTGACATCAGTAGCTGCGGCCGGGTTCTTGCTTTCGGTCATGTCAACTCAGCCCGTCTGGGTCGAGGGTGTCCCCTCGTTGGCAGTCGCGTTGTTCCCCTACCAAGGCATCGAGTTCTTCGCGTTGTTGGTACTCGCAGGGCTGGGAGCTGGCCGCTGGGCCGGGCTCGACGGAGTCCTGTTTGGCCGCAAGGAAGACAAAGAAGGCTAA
- a CDS encoding D-2-hydroxyacid dehydrogenase has protein sequence MRIVLCYPVESQHIAQIQAVAPDWEIVDAGQERIAELLPTADIYCGHAKVPVPWEEVVAGGRLQWIQSSAAGMDHCLEPPVVKSDILVTSASGVLANQVADHTMALLAGSLRRLPVFFEAMEKREFIRRPTQDLHNATVGIVGLGGNGRRLAQVLSVFNTTILATDWFPVNKPPEVAELLAADQIDEMLPRCDIVILAIPLNDVTRGMFDAKRIARMKPGSVLINMARGPIVVEDDLVDALESGHLWGAGLDVTEVEPLAEDSRLWTAPNLVLTPHVGGQCKTRIEDMTNFFCDNLRRFRDGKPLKNVTDKKLGFPFPAQLED, from the coding sequence ATGCGAATCGTTCTTTGCTATCCGGTAGAATCGCAACACATCGCCCAAATTCAGGCGGTCGCCCCCGATTGGGAGATTGTCGACGCCGGTCAGGAGCGGATCGCCGAGTTGCTGCCGACCGCCGATATTTACTGCGGCCACGCCAAAGTGCCGGTGCCTTGGGAGGAAGTTGTCGCAGGCGGGCGGTTGCAGTGGATTCAGTCCTCAGCGGCCGGCATGGACCACTGCCTGGAACCGCCAGTGGTCAAGTCGGATATCCTCGTCACCAGCGCTTCGGGCGTGTTGGCCAATCAGGTGGCCGATCACACCATGGCCCTGTTGGCGGGTTCTTTGCGGCGGTTACCGGTGTTTTTCGAGGCCATGGAGAAGCGAGAATTCATCCGCCGGCCGACGCAGGATCTGCATAACGCCACCGTTGGTATCGTCGGCCTCGGCGGCAACGGCCGTCGGCTCGCCCAAGTGCTTAGCGTGTTCAACACCACGATTCTGGCGACCGACTGGTTCCCAGTGAACAAGCCACCAGAGGTGGCCGAACTGCTGGCCGCCGACCAGATCGACGAAATGCTGCCGCGTTGCGACATCGTGATTTTGGCGATTCCGCTCAACGATGTCACCCGCGGCATGTTCGACGCCAAGCGAATCGCGCGCATGAAACCAGGTTCGGTACTCATCAACATGGCTCGCGGACCGATCGTGGTAGAAGACGACTTGGTCGATGCGCTCGAGTCGGGCCACCTATGGGGCGCCGGTTTGGACGTGACCGAAGTCGAGCCACTTGCGGAAGACAGTCGGCTGTGGACCGCACCTAATTTGGTGCTCACTCCTCATGTTGGTGGACAGTGCAAGACCCGCATCGAGGATATGACTAACTTTTTCTGCGATAACCTACGACGCTTCCGAGATGGCAAGCCTTTGAAGAACGTTACCGACAAGAAACTTGGCTTTCCGTTTCCCGCACAATTGGAAGATTAG
- a CDS encoding AraC family transcriptional regulator, whose translation MRKTRQVALLVETSRGYGRQVGLGVARFSSLHGPWSFLLNPGDFQQMLPEMGHWNGDGIICRLENEELEKAVIKADLPTIALDMNERQLDPNNPLSRVTNLSVDSDGVAKLAVDHLLERNHKHFGFVGVAGRIWSKNREEAFAKYIKQSGFKINIYEPPADSELHWELEREQLVEWLTTLPRPVAIMACNDVRGRQVLEACRMADLSVPKDVAVIGVDNDELFCELAYPTLTSVALNGVMGGYMAAEKLNSMMNRKGRLPRKGITIPVQAVRVVERESTNSYNIGDESVITALEYIHSTRGEKVSVADVANASGRPRRDIETRFRKAVGHTIAVELQNMRLDHAKRLLEETDFPIPEVAKMAGYSSASYMIQVFRRCLDMTPAKYRAGVRLLTVDSQQIES comes from the coding sequence ATGCGAAAGACTCGCCAGGTAGCTTTATTAGTTGAAACCTCTCGTGGGTATGGCAGACAAGTCGGCCTCGGCGTGGCTCGCTTTTCGAGTTTGCATGGTCCTTGGAGCTTTTTGCTCAATCCAGGCGACTTCCAACAGATGTTGCCGGAAATGGGTCACTGGAACGGCGATGGCATCATCTGCCGACTCGAGAACGAAGAACTCGAAAAAGCCGTGATCAAAGCCGATCTTCCCACGATCGCTTTGGACATGAACGAGCGACAACTCGATCCCAACAATCCACTGTCGCGGGTCACCAACCTGTCGGTCGACAGCGATGGCGTCGCCAAGCTGGCCGTAGATCACTTACTCGAACGTAATCACAAGCACTTCGGCTTCGTCGGCGTAGCCGGACGCATCTGGTCGAAGAATCGCGAAGAAGCCTTTGCCAAGTACATCAAGCAGTCGGGCTTCAAGATCAACATCTACGAGCCCCCAGCCGATAGCGAACTGCACTGGGAACTCGAACGCGAACAACTGGTGGAGTGGCTCACCACCCTGCCCCGCCCAGTCGCGATCATGGCCTGTAACGACGTTCGCGGTCGGCAAGTGCTCGAAGCTTGCCGAATGGCAGATTTGTCGGTTCCGAAAGACGTTGCCGTGATCGGCGTCGATAACGACGAACTATTCTGCGAGCTTGCCTACCCAACACTCACCAGCGTAGCCCTTAACGGGGTGATGGGTGGGTACATGGCGGCTGAGAAACTCAACAGCATGATGAACCGCAAGGGACGCTTGCCCCGCAAGGGAATCACGATTCCCGTGCAGGCGGTCCGCGTGGTCGAGCGTGAATCGACCAACTCCTACAACATCGGCGACGAGTCGGTGATCACCGCGCTGGAGTACATCCACAGCACCCGCGGCGAGAAGGTATCGGTGGCCGACGTGGCCAACGCCTCGGGACGCCCTCGTCGGGACATCGAAACCCGTTTTCGCAAAGCGGTTGGGCATACCATCGCAGTGGAGTTGCAGAACATGCGACTCGACCATGCCAAGCGTTTGCTCGAAGAAACCGACTTCCCGATTCCCGAAGTCGCCAAGATGGCCGGCTACAGCTCGGCCAGTTACATGATTCAAGTGTTTCGTCGCTGCTTGGACATGACTCCGGCCAAATATCGCGCAGGCGTGCGGCTACTCACGGTCGATTCTCAGCAGATCGAAAGCTGA
- a CDS encoding sulfide/dihydroorotate dehydrogenase-like FAD/NAD-binding protein — MFPITEAKFLAPDVKRICIEAPRVARQRQAGQFVIVRVEAEHGERVPLTIADSDPDAGTITIIVQGVGKTTKLINMLEAGDALADVVGPLGEPSEIEHFGTVVVVGGGVGTAIAYPTAVAMKAADNHVIGIVGARNKELLILEDEMRATTDELHLMTDDGSYGEQGFVTQKLQQLIDNGVTIDHVLAIGPIPMMKAIADVTKPHGIKTIVSLNPIMVDGTGMCGGCRVQVGGTSKFACVDGPEFDAHEVDFTILAQRNRMYRPHEQQAVADLEADPETQVAQIKHCQLQHQHPEVGPKTK, encoded by the coding sequence ATGTTTCCGATCACCGAGGCCAAGTTTCTCGCCCCTGATGTCAAGCGAATTTGCATCGAGGCTCCCCGTGTGGCTCGCCAGCGACAGGCGGGGCAGTTTGTCATTGTGCGGGTCGAAGCCGAGCATGGCGAGCGAGTGCCGCTGACGATTGCGGACTCCGATCCCGACGCTGGCACCATCACCATCATCGTGCAAGGCGTCGGCAAGACCACCAAGCTCATCAACATGCTCGAAGCCGGCGACGCACTCGCCGACGTGGTCGGACCACTTGGCGAACCCTCGGAAATCGAACACTTCGGAACCGTAGTCGTAGTTGGCGGCGGGGTTGGCACCGCGATTGCATATCCTACTGCGGTCGCCATGAAAGCTGCCGACAATCACGTGATCGGGATCGTCGGCGCCCGCAACAAGGAACTATTGATCCTTGAAGACGAAATGCGGGCGACCACCGACGAACTGCACTTGATGACCGACGACGGTAGCTATGGCGAGCAAGGCTTTGTTACCCAAAAGCTGCAACAACTGATCGACAACGGAGTGACGATCGACCACGTGCTGGCGATCGGACCGATACCTATGATGAAAGCGATTGCCGACGTCACCAAACCACATGGCATTAAGACCATCGTTAGTTTGAACCCCATCATGGTCGACGGCACCGGCATGTGTGGCGGTTGTCGCGTGCAGGTGGGTGGTACCAGCAAGTTTGCCTGCGTGGATGGGCCCGAGTTCGACGCCCACGAAGTCGACTTCACGATCCTCGCCCAGCGCAATCGAATGTATCGCCCTCACGAACAACAAGCGGTTGCGGACCTCGAAGCTGATCCCGAAACGCAAGTCGCACAGATCAAGCATTGCCAACTGCAACACCAACACCCTGAAGTCGGCCCCAAAACCAAGTAA
- the gltA gene encoding NADPH-dependent glutamate synthase: MADRLPPKERMKIPRQSMPEQDAEQRACNFEEVNLGLDSAIAEKEAQRCLTCADPKCSHGCPVGVQVREFVDFVLEGEYLKAAAKIREDNVLPAVTGRVCPQENQCEGACVLSKRFTSLAIGHLERFVADYERATGQVGLPQRAPATGKKVAIVGSGPAGLSCAGDLVLKGHDVTVMEALHEIGGVLVYGIPEFRLPKDIVKGEVENMRKMGVKFETNVVVGKTVTMDQLQNEEGFDAVFVATGAGLPKFMNLPGEHLGGVYSANEFLTRVNLMKAYDREHSDSPIYECRDRNVAVMGGGNTAMDAVRSALRLGAKNAYIVYRRSEEEMPARAEEVHHAKDEGVQFLNLHNPVEFLGNDEGYLTGVKLQKMELAEPDDSGRRRPVPVEGSEFVMPLDVAVIAIGTGANPLVQSTTPGLNTNKWGYIIADEESMRTTREGVFAGGDIVSGAATVILAMGAGRKAAKSIHEYLTTGEW; the protein is encoded by the coding sequence ATGGCTGATCGCCTGCCCCCTAAAGAACGCATGAAGATCCCTCGGCAATCGATGCCCGAGCAAGATGCCGAGCAGCGTGCCTGTAACTTCGAGGAAGTGAACTTGGGTCTCGACTCAGCGATTGCGGAGAAGGAAGCGCAACGCTGTTTGACCTGCGCCGACCCCAAGTGCAGCCACGGCTGCCCAGTTGGTGTGCAAGTACGGGAGTTTGTCGACTTCGTGCTCGAAGGCGAATACCTGAAAGCAGCGGCCAAGATTCGCGAAGACAACGTACTGCCAGCCGTGACCGGACGCGTCTGCCCGCAGGAGAATCAATGCGAAGGCGCCTGCGTGCTTTCGAAGCGATTCACCTCGCTGGCTATCGGCCACCTGGAGCGTTTCGTCGCCGACTACGAGCGGGCGACCGGTCAAGTCGGCCTGCCCCAGCGCGCTCCCGCTACCGGCAAGAAGGTGGCCATCGTCGGCAGCGGTCCTGCGGGGCTTAGCTGCGCGGGCGACCTGGTGCTCAAAGGGCACGATGTCACCGTGATGGAAGCACTGCACGAGATCGGCGGCGTGCTTGTCTATGGCATCCCTGAGTTCCGCTTACCGAAAGACATCGTCAAAGGCGAAGTCGAAAACATGCGGAAGATGGGCGTGAAGTTTGAGACCAACGTCGTCGTCGGCAAGACCGTCACCATGGACCAATTGCAGAACGAAGAAGGGTTCGACGCGGTGTTCGTTGCCACCGGTGCTGGTTTGCCCAAGTTCATGAACCTGCCGGGCGAGCACCTCGGTGGGGTCTACTCGGCGAACGAGTTCTTAACCCGCGTGAACCTGATGAAGGCTTACGACCGCGAGCATTCCGACTCGCCGATCTATGAGTGCCGAGACCGCAACGTCGCAGTAATGGGAGGTGGCAACACCGCGATGGACGCAGTACGCTCCGCCTTGCGACTCGGCGCGAAGAACGCCTATATCGTTTACCGTCGTAGCGAAGAAGAAATGCCCGCGCGGGCGGAAGAGGTGCATCACGCCAAGGACGAAGGGGTGCAATTCCTTAATCTGCACAACCCGGTCGAGTTCCTCGGCAACGACGAAGGCTACCTGACCGGCGTCAAACTTCAGAAAATGGAACTCGCCGAGCCCGACGACTCCGGCCGGCGGCGCCCGGTACCGGTCGAGGGATCGGAGTTTGTGATGCCGCTCGACGTGGCTGTGATCGCTATCGGCACGGGTGCCAATCCGCTGGTGCAGTCGACCACTCCCGGGCTGAACACGAACAAATGGGGATACATCATCGCCGACGAAGAGAGCATGCGAACCACCCGTGAGGGAGTGTTCGCCGGCGGCGACATTGTCAGCGGTGCGGCCACGGTAATTCTGGCGATGGGCGCAGGCCGCAAGGCGGCGAAATCGATTCACGAATACCTCACCACCGGCGAGTGGTAA
- a CDS encoding SDR family NAD(P)-dependent oxidoreductase, with the protein MAAKEKPSNPYAELFDTLRKSASDGMRAQSKYLYDWSQFWPRNSEQRQGWLTPLLQMQHGWADAMVNLAKNQQELIDQQFDTAIRSFEAIWQRLPTQVGKPAPSVPTPAPAPAAVVPTNGTPASVDGILAEIPAYQTGGATNIAQRVAIVTGAASGIGAAVAHQLASRGARAVVLVDLSDKVNETAEAINKEVGREVADVMIGDTSDGEFRSRVFDEVSSRHGLVRICVPAAGITRDNLSVRLDKETGKASIYSIDDFRKVTEINLIAPIYWAMEMVARIAEDRRRRGLKRWEPDEPMEGAIVFLGSVSSQGNKGQISYAVAKAGLEGAGATLMKEAIYYGVRCGIIHPGFTDTPMARALGQEFLDKYVLPYTQLRRLIRPEEIADAVCFMISNSAVSGELWADAGWHPPA; encoded by the coding sequence ATGGCTGCCAAAGAAAAACCGAGTAATCCTTATGCGGAGTTGTTTGATACTCTCCGCAAATCGGCCAGCGATGGTATGAGGGCTCAAAGCAAGTATCTCTACGATTGGAGCCAATTCTGGCCCCGCAATTCTGAGCAACGTCAGGGCTGGCTTACCCCTCTTCTGCAGATGCAGCATGGCTGGGCCGATGCCATGGTGAATCTAGCCAAGAATCAACAGGAGTTGATCGACCAACAATTCGACACCGCGATTAGATCCTTCGAAGCCATCTGGCAACGCCTGCCGACGCAAGTCGGCAAACCAGCACCGAGCGTTCCCACTCCAGCCCCAGCTCCCGCTGCGGTAGTACCAACAAACGGTACGCCCGCTTCGGTGGATGGCATCCTGGCAGAGATCCCGGCGTATCAAACAGGCGGAGCGACGAACATCGCCCAACGCGTTGCCATTGTCACCGGTGCGGCAAGCGGCATCGGCGCGGCAGTCGCTCATCAACTCGCAAGCCGCGGCGCCCGCGCTGTAGTGCTGGTTGATCTCAGCGATAAGGTGAACGAAACCGCTGAAGCCATCAACAAAGAAGTCGGCCGCGAAGTGGCCGACGTCATGATCGGCGACACTAGCGACGGTGAATTCCGCTCGCGGGTGTTCGACGAGGTGTCCAGCCGCCACGGCTTGGTACGAATCTGCGTTCCCGCGGCCGGCATTACTCGCGACAACCTGAGTGTTCGCCTCGACAAGGAAACCGGCAAGGCGTCGATTTACTCGATCGACGACTTCCGTAAGGTCACCGAGATCAACCTGATCGCCCCCATTTACTGGGCGATGGAAATGGTGGCTCGCATTGCCGAAGACCGTCGTCGTCGCGGTCTGAAGCGATGGGAACCCGATGAGCCGATGGAAGGTGCCATTGTGTTCCTGGGCTCGGTTTCGTCGCAGGGAAACAAGGGACAAATCTCCTACGCGGTCGCCAAGGCAGGCCTCGAAGGAGCCGGTGCCACGCTGATGAAGGAAGCCATTTACTATGGCGTCCGCTGCGGCATCATCCATCCCGGATTTACCGATACCCCCATGGCACGCGCACTGGGACAAGAGTTCCTCGACAAGTACGTGCTGCCTTATACCCAACTGCGTCGTTTGATTCGCCCCGAAGAAATCGCCGATGCGGTTTGCTTCATGATTTCGAACTCGGCGGTCAGCGGCGAACTATGGGCCGATGCTGGATGGCATCCGCCTGCGTAA
- a CDS encoding polyhydroxyalkanoate synthesis regulator DNA-binding domain-containing protein — protein sequence MPDSRFQIKRYPNRRYYAKPLSKYVSLQEIEQLIQEGQTVEIRDSQTGEELTRAVLTQIIVERHPDKMELFPTDLLHFILRSNDTMSSFLRDYFRQSLTYLDYLYRHSPGAPRLAQPMHWVKTWLDSVVTKGGDPQPASPTGDQLQLTERMNQLEERLNELEGRGE from the coding sequence ATGCCCGACTCTCGATTTCAAATCAAACGATATCCCAATCGTCGCTACTATGCGAAACCGCTCAGTAAGTATGTTTCGCTACAGGAAATCGAACAATTGATTCAGGAAGGGCAAACGGTTGAAATCCGCGACAGCCAAACTGGCGAGGAGCTGACGCGTGCGGTTCTGACACAGATCATCGTCGAGCGGCATCCGGACAAAATGGAACTCTTTCCAACCGACTTGCTCCACTTCATCTTGCGGTCGAACGACACCATGTCGAGCTTCCTACGCGACTACTTTCGTCAGTCTCTCACCTACCTCGATTACCTCTATCGTCACAGCCCTGGGGCTCCTCGCCTGGCTCAACCCATGCATTGGGTGAAAACCTGGCTCGACTCGGTGGTAACCAAAGGAGGCGACCCGCAGCCGGCCTCGCCCACCGGGGATCAACTGCAGTTAACCGAGCGAATGAATCAGCTCGAAGAGCGGTTGAACGAACTCGAAGGGCGAGGCGAATAG